A segment of the Hydrogenimonas thermophila genome:
TGATATACGTAAAAAAGAGGGAACAATAGTTTTAGTCAGTACTGCTTATATGCAAGAAGCTGAAAAGATGGATCAAATACTTCTTTTTGATGAGGGTGAAATAATTGCTACAGGTACAAGTAGTCAGCTACTATCTTATGCTGAGCCTTACAGTTATGAGCCAGTATCTTGTTTTAGCGAAGAGTGTATTGAAACTGGTCTTTATACATATAGTTTAAACAGACTAAATACTCCAAAGAAACGACCTAATCTTGAAGCACTCTTTTTTATTAATGCTTTACAAAAAAAGAGAAAAGTTCCAAAGATTAGAGTTGGTTTAAGAGATGATGATATTAAAATACCAGAAACAGTTATGGAAGCAAAGGGGCTTACAAAAAATTTTGACAGTTTTGTAGCTAACGATAATATAGATATGACTTTAAAAAGAGGAGAAATTTTAGGACTTCTAGGGGCAAATGGTGCTGGAAAAACTACATTTATAAAGATGTTGTTGGGACTTTACCCAATTGATCAAGGGAGTTTAACAATACTTGGTCATCAGATTAAAAGCTTTAAAGATCGTCAAGCTCTAAAAGCACACATAGGGTATGTAAGTCAACACTTTGCTCTCTACAAAGATTTAACAGTTCGGGAGAATCTTCTATATTTTGCAAATATGCATAAAATTCCTATTAAAGTAGCACTTGAGCGAATTCAACGTTATGCGGAAGAGTTAAGTTTTTCTGAATATATGGATCTTTTTCCTACAGAGTTGCCTTTGGGAATAAATCAGCGTTTTTCTATTGCTTCAGCACTTATACATGAGCCTGTAGTACTCTTTTTAGATGAGCCGACATCAGGAGTAGATGCAATAGCACGCAGTCAATTTTGGCAAATATTGCGTCAACTTAAAGAGGTTTGGGGAATTTCCATTCTAATAACAACTCATTATATGAGTGAAGCTGAATTTTGTGATAGAGTAGTTCTTCTTAAACAAGGTAAAAAAATTGCTGATGACTCAGTAAAAAATTTCTACAGACAATTTCCTCATACCAAAAGTTTTGAAGATATTTTTCTTCAACTATACAAGGGTCAAGAATGAGGTTAGGCATTATAAAAGCCTATATGTTAAAAGAATTTATTGAATTGATAAGAACAAAACTTATAGTAATGGTCTATCTAATGCCTAGTATGATCCTAATACTTTTTGGGTATGGCATTAAAATGGATGTAACTCATGTGAGAACAGTTATTATTGATAATGATCAAAGTAAACTTTCTCAACTACTTACAGCTAAATTTGAACACTCTAAATATTTTGATACTACAGTTTCATATATGAGTGAAAAAGAGGCACTTCATCTGATCAAAAAGGCTAAAATTGATGCTATTGTTATTATACCGTCATCTTTTCAGCGTCATCTGTTGCAAGGACAAAAGAGTGAGATAGGAATCTTTATAGATGCAGCTTTTCCTACTAGAGGCTCTACTATAGAGAGCTATATTCAAGGCATTATTCTTGATACAGCTTATGAAACTGCCAAAAAAGTAGGTATTGAGCCAGAAGGAGTGATCTCTGTTAACTATAGAACCCTTTTTAATCAAGCTATGAGAGATGAAGATGCCATTGTCCCAGGATTGATTGGTTTGGTGCTTTTAGTTGCACCTGCTATTTTAGCGGCTCTACTCATTGTAAAAGAGAAAGAGAAAGGAACTATTTTTAACTTCTATGCTTCACCACTTAGTAGAGGTGAGTTTCTTATAGCAAAGGCTATGCCTGTTTTTTTGCTACATTCAATAAATGTATTTATTCTTTTTTTTATTTCAGTTTACCTTTTTAAAGTACCTTTTCGTGGAAGTTTTGCTCTCTACTGGTTTACATCTGAGATATATATACTGATTAGTCTTAGTATAGGAATGTTGGTTTCTATTATTACAAATCGTCAAATTGTTGCAGTAGTATTGACTGTTATAATTACCATTATTCCAGGTTTTCTCTACTCTGGAATTTTGATGCCTATCTCTTCAATGGAAGGGGAATCATTTTTTGTAGCACACACTTTTCCTGTAATGTATTTTAATCATATTATTTATGATACTTTTTTGATTGGTCAAGGTCTTGCATCTAAAAAATTACTACTCTATATTTTGATTTTAATCTTTTATCTATCTACTCTAATTACACTGGGGACCACTCTTTTGAAAAAGGAGTTGAAGTGAGTCGCATATTTTTGACTATATTAAATAAAGAGTTCCTCAGTTTTTTACGCTCTATTGGCTTGGTTATTGTTGTTCTTTACTCATTTACAGAAGATATTTATATTTCTGGTGCAGGTATTCAGATCAAACCTCGCAATGTCAAAATAGGTTATGTAGATAATACGGGTGGAGGAATTAGTCAAAAACTACTTTCTCATCTGCATCCACCTGAATTTATGCCACCTAAACGCTTTAAATCGCAAAGAGAGCTTAATAGAGCAATTTTTAATAAAGAGATTATTGTAGGCCTTATCTTTGATGAGGAATTTGAGAAAGATTATCGTCAGGGTAAAAAAGCTCAATTAAATCTTTTACTTGATTCAACAGCTGCAAGTCAGGCGTTTACAACATTGAGTTATTTACAAAATATTGTTTTAGATTTTTCAAATCTTAATCTTCCCATTGAAATCAAGTCTCATAAACTCTTCAATCAAAATAGTGATAACCACTCTTTTATGGCTCTAACAGAGATGCTTTCTGTTATTACTCTTCTTATAGTAATTCTTACCGCCACTGTTTTTGTTAAAGAGAAAGAGGATGGTACTTGGGACATAATGCTTTTAATGCCTGTTGATCCAAAACTGATCATTATTGCAAAATCTTTCTCTCAAATACTCATAGTTATAGCAGGAGTAGTGCTTAGTTTGGGATTTGTTGTTCTTACTATTTTTGATACTCCAATAAACGGATCTTTTTGGGCATTTATTTTACTAACTTTTTTATATCTTTTTTCCGGTGCTGGAATAGGTCTTTTTGTTGCGGCTGTTAGCCGTAATGTTATGCAGGTAGCTCAACTTTCCATAGTGATCATGATGCCTCTAATCTTTCTAAGCGGAGCATGGACTCCCATATATGCGATGCATCCAATTTTGCAGGCACTTTCTGTTTTTTCTCCTTTACGGTACTATATTGAGGGAACAGAAAGCATCTTTTTTAGGGGAACAAACTTTTTTGATCTATATCCATACTTTATTGGTGTATTAATTTTAGGCATTATTTTTTATTGGTATGGATTTAGAAAAATTGGTAGGCTATTTTAAAAATTAACTTTTATGTTAGTTTAATTAATAACTATAATCTCTTCAATATAAAGAGGTTTGCTTAAATAATATCCTTGTAGTAAGTCTGTACCAAAATGAGAAAGCAATTCAACTGTTTCTTTATTTTCTACAAACTCTGCTAAAGCTTTTATTTTAAAAATTTTACACATTTGAGTAACTATTTGTACAATTTTTTGTGACTCTTCTTCTTTATCTAAATTTGCTATTAAAGATCCATCTATTTTTAATACATCAACAAGCCCTTTATTTATCATATTTACTACAGTTTTTAAAGATGAATACCCACTTCCAAAGTCATCGATTGCAAATTTTATATTATGAGCTTTATGAATCTCTTCTAATGCGTCAAAGCTTTCTATTGCCTGTTGCTCTGTTATTTCAATTAGAAGATTATTTTTTCCATAGATTTGAATAAAATTATTTAAAGCTTTCAAATAACTACTGTCAGTTAAACTTTGAGGAGAAGTATTTATAAATAGTTTTCTTTTTGTAGATAATATCCAATCTTTTTTTTCCAATATAGCATTTAATACGAGTTTGTCTAAATCACTGATCCTGCCTATTTGGTATACAGTATCTATAAATACCCCTGCTGGTATAAGTCTGTTTTTATCTTTAAATCTTGCTAGAGCTTCATATGCATAAATCTCTTTTCCATTGTTTCTGTAGATTGGTTGAAGCATTATATCAACCATTTTATTATTTAACTTCTCTTCTATATACTGAATATTGTAATAGTGCTGTTTTAGCCACTTTTGTAATTCTTCTTTTTCTGCTTGTTCATATGCAAAATAGAATCCGTTATTTTGCTTACTCTTCTCTTTTAAATGCAATAATATTCTAATTAACTCATATTTTTGATATTTAATATTTTTGTCAAACTCTAAAGATGCTATATTTAAACTTGTGTTACAATTTGGAAAATCTCTATTTAAATTATTAGTTAAATCTTGTGAAATACTCCTAATTTCTAATTCAAACTTTTTAGGTTCTTTGTTTAAAGAGAGTAAATAGAAATTAGAGCTGATAGCTCTTACTACCAGAGACTCTTCTTGATCTTCTTTTACTCTCTCTTTTAAAAAACTTTCTATAGTTGTTAAAATATTGTCTACTTTATTCTCACCATATTTTATATTTAGCTGTTTTAGATTTTGAACATCAATCATAGATACTATGATATTTTTATCACTATACTCTAGCATTTCAACCAGTTTAAAAAAACTCTTTTCTAAATCTATATATGTTAAATGATATAGATCTTTTAATAGTGAGAAGAACTTTTGTAAATTCTCATTAAACTCTTT
Coding sequences within it:
- a CDS encoding ATP-binding cassette domain-containing protein, with protein sequence MLTLEVRDVTVFHKDVVGIKNASLKAKNGEIIGFIGADGAGKSSLMHAISGIKQFIGEIVFDNFFYRSVKDAEPIKKHIGFMPQGIGLVLYETLTVEEHLNFFANIRGIRQDKEFIEYKNQLLHMAGLSSFTDRKAMNLSGGMMQKLSLICTLLHRPKLLILDEPTTGVDPLSRLELWEILDDIRKKEGTIVLVSTAYMQEAEKMDQILLFDEGEIIATGTSSQLLSYAEPYSYEPVSCFSEECIETGLYTYSLNRLNTPKKRPNLEALFFINALQKKRKVPKIRVGLRDDDIKIPETVMEAKGLTKNFDSFVANDNIDMTLKRGEILGLLGANGAGKTTFIKMLLGLYPIDQGSLTILGHQIKSFKDRQALKAHIGYVSQHFALYKDLTVRENLLYFANMHKIPIKVALERIQRYAEELSFSEYMDLFPTELPLGINQRFSIASALIHEPVVLFLDEPTSGVDAIARSQFWQILRQLKEVWGISILITTHYMSEAEFCDRVVLLKQGKKIADDSVKNFYRQFPHTKSFEDIFLQLYKGQE
- a CDS encoding ABC transporter permease, coding for MRLGIIKAYMLKEFIELIRTKLIVMVYLMPSMILILFGYGIKMDVTHVRTVIIDNDQSKLSQLLTAKFEHSKYFDTTVSYMSEKEALHLIKKAKIDAIVIIPSSFQRHLLQGQKSEIGIFIDAAFPTRGSTIESYIQGIILDTAYETAKKVGIEPEGVISVNYRTLFNQAMRDEDAIVPGLIGLVLLVAPAILAALLIVKEKEKGTIFNFYASPLSRGEFLIAKAMPVFLLHSINVFILFFISVYLFKVPFRGSFALYWFTSEIYILISLSIGMLVSIITNRQIVAVVLTVIITIIPGFLYSGILMPISSMEGESFFVAHTFPVMYFNHIIYDTFLIGQGLASKKLLLYILILIFYLSTLITLGTTLLKKELK
- a CDS encoding ABC transporter permease — encoded protein: MSRIFLTILNKEFLSFLRSIGLVIVVLYSFTEDIYISGAGIQIKPRNVKIGYVDNTGGGISQKLLSHLHPPEFMPPKRFKSQRELNRAIFNKEIIVGLIFDEEFEKDYRQGKKAQLNLLLDSTAASQAFTTLSYLQNIVLDFSNLNLPIEIKSHKLFNQNSDNHSFMALTEMLSVITLLIVILTATVFVKEKEDGTWDIMLLMPVDPKLIIIAKSFSQILIVIAGVVLSLGFVVLTIFDTPINGSFWAFILLTFLYLFSGAGIGLFVAAVSRNVMQVAQLSIVIMMPLIFLSGAWTPIYAMHPILQALSVFSPLRYYIEGTESIFFRGTNFFDLYPYFIGVLILGIIFYWYGFRKIGRLF
- a CDS encoding EAL domain-containing protein, whose amino-acid sequence is MESKILQLTSELYDELSQREEKDYDLTEFDLTENDIEPYFKEQKSLLLEFIEYKLNNKQKFSIEKCKKFYQELDIPYIVIDYYIKLLKKTLLKEILKLDITKDELLTIEYIFDDMLNLVANIYLKKEINKNRYLTSSKFDKFPLYNVHIDWVKKIFDAILKEDFKFFPNESASNCTFTKMMQYPESLMVCMDATLCGQLELLHKILHNNAEALYRLTIAKEYTQALFVFKEFNENLQKFFSLLKDLYHLTYIDLEKSFFKLVEMLEYSDKNIIVSMIDVQNLKQLNIKYGENKVDNILTTIESFLKERVKEDQEESLVVRAISSNFYLLSLNKEPKKFELEIRSISQDLTNNLNRDFPNCNTSLNIASLEFDKNIKYQKYELIRILLHLKEKSKQNNGFYFAYEQAEKEELQKWLKQHYYNIQYIEEKLNNKMVDIMLQPIYRNNGKEIYAYEALARFKDKNRLIPAGVFIDTVYQIGRISDLDKLVLNAILEKKDWILSTKRKLFINTSPQSLTDSSYLKALNNFIQIYGKNNLLIEITEQQAIESFDALEEIHKAHNIKFAIDDFGSGYSSLKTVVNMINKGLVDVLKIDGSLIANLDKEEESQKIVQIVTQMCKIFKIKALAEFVENKETVELLSHFGTDLLQGYYLSKPLYIEEIIVIN